A window of Rhabdothermincola salaria contains these coding sequences:
- a CDS encoding DUF7669 domain-containing protein, which yields MHGTILVSPRDASSARPIEGARQVQAKGQPMTARDELIQAAASLESKGQQTFSPAELIAEARRRGARYPDSTLRTQITSGLRTDQGIAARGQGLVRVDRGEYRLDSAGASTAPPVRRPRIPTPRADLPPPPEDAAHRYWFWEGNVQDAVVRMLTADGWSIVRVADTRTKEAGVDVEARRGHEHLLIEVKGYPSTIYSSGPKKGQPKPTGTATQARTYFAGALLTGMLMRSGNPDARVVLAFPAFSTFETLAGRILDPATRAGLEVWLVTESGEVRGAHTP from the coding sequence TTGCACGGCACCATTCTGGTCAGCCCCAGGGACGCCAGCTCCGCACGGCCCATCGAGGGCGCTAGACAGGTCCAGGCGAAAGGGCAGCCGATGACCGCACGGGACGAACTCATCCAGGCCGCCGCTTCACTCGAGTCGAAGGGCCAGCAGACCTTCTCACCCGCCGAGCTGATCGCCGAAGCTCGGAGACGAGGGGCCCGCTACCCCGACTCCACTCTCCGCACGCAGATCACCTCGGGCCTACGAACGGACCAGGGGATCGCAGCAAGGGGTCAGGGGTTGGTCCGGGTCGATCGTGGCGAGTACCGCCTGGACTCGGCCGGCGCATCCACGGCCCCTCCGGTGAGACGTCCGCGGATCCCGACGCCACGCGCCGATCTTCCGCCACCACCTGAGGATGCTGCCCACCGCTACTGGTTCTGGGAGGGCAACGTCCAAGACGCCGTCGTCCGCATGCTCACGGCCGACGGGTGGTCGATCGTGAGAGTCGCCGACACCCGGACCAAGGAGGCTGGTGTCGACGTCGAAGCCCGCCGGGGCCACGAGCATCTCCTCATCGAGGTCAAGGGCTATCCCAGCACCATCTACAGCAGCGGGCCAAAGAAGGGACAGCCCAAGCCGACCGGCACTGCGACACAGGCGAGGACCTACTTCGCCGGGGCTCTGCTCACCGGGATGCTCATGCGGTCCGGCAACCCAGATGCCCGCGTCGTGCTCGCCTTCCCGGCCTTCTCCACCTTCGAGACCCTGGCCGGACGCATCCTCGACCCGGCAACGAGAGCAGGGTTGGAGGTGTGGCTCGTCACCGAATCCGGTGAGGTTCGCGGCGCCCACACCCCGTAG